Within Amycolatopsis sp. FDAARGOS 1241, the genomic segment CCCTGCTCGAGCCACGTGTACCAGGTGACCCCGACACCGGCCAGCTGCGCGACCTCCTCGCGGCGCAGGCCGGGCGTGCGGCGGCGGCCGCTGAGCGGCAGGCCGACCTGCTCGGGCGTGATGCGGGCGCGCCGGCTGCGCAGGAACGCGCCGAGCTCGCCGCGGCGCAGGCGTTCTTCGACAGCAGAGGTCATGGTCCCAGTTCAACACGCCTGGCTGACTGGTACCAGGTAGTCCCACTACCAGGATGAGAACGCACCTGGTACCAGGTTGGGAAGCGTCGGAGCGTGGTTGTCATGACGACGACAACCAACGCGCCGGTGCACCCCACCGACGTGTCCGCCAGACCCGCCCTCGCCTCGGCGGGCCTGGTCACCGTGCTGCTGGGGGCGGCACTGCCGGTCATCGACTTCTTCATCGTCAACGTCGCCCTCCCCACCATCGATGCCGACCTGCACGCGTCCACCGCGACGCTGGAGCTGGTCGTGGCCGCGTACGGCATCGCGTACGCCGTGCTCCTCGTACTCGGCGGCCGCCTCGGCGACGCGTTCGGCCGCCGCCGGCTGTTCCTGGTCGGGCTGGCGCTGTTCACGCTGACGTCGCTGGTCTGCGGCCTCGCTCCCGACGCGCTGACGCTCGTGTTCGCCCGCGCCGCGCAGGGCGCAGCCTCGGCCCTGCTGCTGCCGCAGGTGCTGTCGATCATCCAGGCCGGCACTTCGGGTGCCCACCGCTCCCGCGCACTCGGCTACTACGGCGCAATGGGCGGCATTTCGACCGTCGTCGGCCAGCTGCTGGGCGGCGTGCTCGTGGCCGCGGACCTGTGGGGCACGAGCTGGCGGCCGATCTTCCTGGTCAACGTGCCGATCGGGCTCGTGGGGTTGCTCGTGGCCCGGCGCACCGTGCCGGACAGCCGCGCCGCGAACCCGCTGGGCGTCGACCGCTGGGGCACGGCGCTGCTCGCCGCGTCGCTGCTCTCGCTGCTGGTGCCGCTCATGGAAGGTTCCGCTCTCGGCTGGCCGTGGTGGACGGTCGCGCTGCTGGTGCTGTTCCCGTTCGCGGTGCTGAGCTTCGCGCGCATCGAGTCCCGGCTCGAAGCGCGGGGCGGCATGCCGCTGCTGCCGCCGGCCCTGGTCCGGACCGCGAACGTGCGCCACGGCCTGGTCGCCGCGGTCCCGTTCTTCTGCGGCTTCGGGTCCTTCATGTTCGTCTACGCCGTGACCTTGCAGGACGGCTTGCACCTCGGCCCGCTCGGCTCGGGGCTCGCGCTGACGCCGATGGCCGTGGCGTACTTCCTGACGTCACTGGTCAGCAGCCACCTGGTGGCCCGCTTCGGCCGCAAGGTCGTGCCCATCGGCGGGACGATTCTCGCGCTCGGCTTGCTGGTGCTGGCCGGTTCCGCGTGGCTGGCCTGGCCGTCGCTGTCGGTGTGGCAACTGGCCCCGGCGATGGTGCTCATCGGCGTCGGCAACGGCCTGGCCATGACCACCCTGTTCCGTGTCGTGCTGTCCCGCGTGCCCCACGACCTCGCCGGCATCGGCGGCGGCGTGATGACCACGACGCAGCAGACGTCGCTGGCACTGGGGGTGGCCGTGTTCGGGAGCCTGTTCGCGGGGCTGAGCACGGGGCCGCTTCGGTTCGAGGGGGCGTTTGTTCTGGTCATCGCACTGCTGGCAGTGGTGGCCCTGGTGGTGACGGGCTTGGCTCGGCGGCTGCCGGATCCTCGCTGACCTGGTCAGGACTCGTGGGCGGTTTGGAGGGCGCTCACGAGTCCACGCCATGCCGCTTCGGTGACTAGCAGGGATCCAGCCGGGGCCTTGGAGTCGCGCACTGCGACCACCGGCTGAGCGATGGCCACTTCGACGCAGTTGCCGCCCTGACCGTCGCCTGAGCCGAAACTGCTCTTGCGCCACTGGAGGTTCGGCAGGCCCCATGGGCTCGTCTCCTCCGCTCACTGCCTGGCAATCATTTCCTTGATCAGGGCGGCGGAGTCTTCCTGGTCCAGCGCAAGATCGGCGAGATGCTCAAACATCAGCCTAGCAGCGCGAACCTCCTGATCCTTTTCGATCTGCAATGAACCGAAGCTGTACTCGACATAGGCCATGTCGGGCTCCGCGGGATCAGGAAAGCTCACGACAGTGAAGTTGCCGGCGAGACCGCTGTGCGAACCCACCTCCCTCGGAATCACCTGCACAGCGACATTCGCGAGTCGACCAACGGTGAGGATGTGCTCCAACTCCTCGCTCCCGCAATGGCTCCGCAACAAGGCGCTTTCATCGATGATTTCGTGCAGAGCAAGCGGTGGCACTTCCGCGAGCCTGCGCTGACGCCTGAGGCGCACGGCGATCTCGGCCTCGGGCCGGTCGCCCACCAACGGGTGTTGGGCTGGCCGAAGGCGTGCCACCAGCCCCGTTCCTTGGCGTAGTCGAACATGCGGATGTACTCGTCGTAGTCCGAGGTGATCACTCCGTACCGATCGAGCAGAGCGAGGAAGTCGTTGTAGCCGGGGATGTGGCCCTGCTCGATCCGGCTCATCTTCGAGCTGGAGAAGCGCAGTGGTCGTCCGGCGTCCTCCTGGCCGAGACCGGCCTGCTCGCGCAGCTTGCGCAAGGTGCGGCCGAGCTGGCGTCGCCGATGATTTGGCCGGTCCATGCGCTCTCTCACCCCTCGCCACGAACTGATCACGAATCGTAAAGCGGGTGCGGCGATGTGGGATTCCCATTTCGCGCCCGTGTCGGCTGGATTCGCACCGGGAACCTGCTGGTCATGGACGTTTGGGGTTATCCGCACGAGCTGGAGTACCGCCGTGAAGTCGGCGCGATGCGGGTGCACGAGTACACCGAGCTGGTCGATGACATGGGGTTCGTGCTGGAGCACCGGTCGGAGCGGTACGCGGGGTGGACGGTGAGGTACGGCGCCGCCTGTGCGCACGACTTCCTCGCGCGCCAGCACGCCAAGCCGGGCAGTTACGTGGTCAGCGTGTTCCGCCTGTTCCCCGATGCCAGGAAACACGTCGTGACGTTGCGGATGAACTGGCCGGCGAAACCCGCCGAAATTCACCCGACGGAAATCGCCGCGCTCGGGCGACGATGAGGGTGTGACGGAACCCCGCGTGAGACCGGACCCGGCCTTCGCGCTGCTCGGGCTGTACGAGTCCGCGCTGCCGGAGGTGTACGGGTACCTGCTCGCGCGGTGCGGGGACCGCGTGCTGGCCGAGGAGCTGACGTCGGAGACGTTCCTCGGGGCGGTGGCCGCCTGTCGCAAGGAGAGTGCGCCGGAGGTGAGCACCGGGTGGCTGATCGGCGTGGCCCGGCACAAGCTCGCCGATCACTGGCGGCGCAAGGCTCGCGAAGAGCGCGGCCTGCGGCTGGTGCACGACGAACACCCCGAGGTCGAGGACCCCTGGGACGAACGGCTCGACGCCCTGCGCGCGCGGCAGGTGCTCGAGTCGCTCGGAGCGCACCACCAGGCCGTGCTCACGCTGCGGTACGTCGACGGCCTGCCGGTCGGCGACGTCGCCGCCTGCCTGGGGCGCACGGTCAACGCCACGGAGGCGTTGCTGACCCGCGCCAAGGCAGCGTTCCGGCGCAGCTACGAGGAGAAGGGGGGCCGCGATGCCTGAGCCGTTCGACGCGCTCCGCCTGCCCTCCGCTCCGGTCGATCCGGACCCGGCTTTCGCCGCGGAGCTGCGCGACAACCTGCAGCGCCTCATCCTGAACGGAGCCGAGATGACCACCACCGAAACCCCTGCCGACGAGCGGGTGCGCGCCATCGCGCCGTACCTGGTTGTCACCGACGCCCGCGCCGCGCTGGACTTTTACGTCGAGGTCTTCGGCGCCCGCCGCCGGTCCGATCCGATCGTGATGGACGACGGGCGCATCGGCCACGCCGAGCTCGCCATCGGCGACAGCGTGCTGATGCTCGCCGAAGAGTTCCCCGAGCTGGGCAACGTCGTGGCCCCCGAGGGCGGGCCGCTGATCCGCGTCGAAGTCGCCGACGCGCGCGAGTCGGCCCGTCGCGCCGTCGAGCGCGGTGCCGAGCTGCTGCGGCCGGTCGAGGACCGCGGCTACGGGCTCGCGGGCACCCTCAAGGACCCGTACGGCCAGCGGTGGCTGATCGCGCAGGCGGCACAGACCGGTAAGCACGACACCCCGGTCGCGCGCCAGGGCGAAGCCATGTACTTCACCTTCCAGGTGCCCGACGACGCGCGCGCCAAGACGTTCTACGGTGGCGTGCTCGGCTGGCGGTTCTCGCCGGGTTCGGTGCCCGGCGCGTGGGGCTTCGAAGGCCCCGGCCTTCAAGGTGGGCTGTGGGGCGGCCCGGGCCGGCAGGTCGGCTGGAAGCTGATGTACGCCGTCGACGACCTCACCGCCGCCCTCGCGCGGGTGCGCGACCACGGCGGCACGGCGGGCGAAGTCGAACACCACCCCTACGGCACGACCGCAGATTGCCTCGACGACCAGGGCATCGAGTTCTGGCTCTGGGAACGACCACACGAGTGAGAAACCCCATTGCCCCGGCGGTTTCCCGCCGCCGGGGCGCACACTCGGGGGCATGCCCGGGCACTGGACACCGTGCAACGACGCAGAGCTGACCGCCGGCTGGCGGCTGTGGCTCGAGCTCGGCTCCTGCACGTGGCCGGGCCCCGACTGGGACGGCACGCCCGCCGAAGCCGTCCGCGGCCTCGAGCAGCTCTTCGAGACCTGCAATGAAATCCTCGACGCCTACCGCGACAGCGGCGGCCCCGATGACGCCGGGATCATCGGCCTCGTGCGCTCGATGTTCCTCGCGGCCAACTGGACCCTCGAACTCTGGCGCGACGACACCGAACCCCTCGACGCCGACCGCGCGTCGCTGCTGCACAGCGACCTCGCGAGCTTCGCCGACCACGCGGCGGCGGTCCGCACCCTGCTCGCCACCGGCGGCGGGTGGTCCTCACTGCCCGCGTGAGGACCACCCGGAAAGCGCTACCAGCTCCCGGGCCGACGGCGGTCCGGCTCGTACGGCTGCGTGATCACTTCCATCCCGTTGCCACCCGGGTCGAGGAAGTAGACGCCGCGGCCGCCGTGGTTGTGGTTGATC encodes:
- a CDS encoding DUF5753 domain-containing protein, which produces MGDRPEAEIAVRLRRQRRLAEVPPLALHEIIDESALLRSHCGSEELEHILTVGRLANVAVQVIPREVGSHSGLAGNFTVVSFPDPAEPDMAYVEYSFGSLQIEKDQEVRAARLMFEHLADLALDQEDSAALIKEMIARQ
- a CDS encoding DUF397 domain-containing protein — encoded protein: MAIAQPVVAVRDSKAPAGSLLVTEAAWRGLVSALQTAHES
- a CDS encoding RNA polymerase sigma factor; protein product: MTEPRVRPDPAFALLGLYESALPEVYGYLLARCGDRVLAEELTSETFLGAVAACRKESAPEVSTGWLIGVARHKLADHWRRKAREERGLRLVHDEHPEVEDPWDERLDALRARQVLESLGAHHQAVLTLRYVDGLPVGDVAACLGRTVNATEALLTRAKAAFRRSYEEKGGRDA
- a CDS encoding VOC family protein, translating into MPEPFDALRLPSAPVDPDPAFAAELRDNLQRLILNGAEMTTTETPADERVRAIAPYLVVTDARAALDFYVEVFGARRRSDPIVMDDGRIGHAELAIGDSVLMLAEEFPELGNVVAPEGGPLIRVEVADARESARRAVERGAELLRPVEDRGYGLAGTLKDPYGQRWLIAQAAQTGKHDTPVARQGEAMYFTFQVPDDARAKTFYGGVLGWRFSPGSVPGAWGFEGPGLQGGLWGGPGRQVGWKLMYAVDDLTAALARVRDHGGTAGEVEHHPYGTTADCLDDQGIEFWLWERPHE
- a CDS encoding MFS transporter, coding for MTTTTNAPVHPTDVSARPALASAGLVTVLLGAALPVIDFFIVNVALPTIDADLHASTATLELVVAAYGIAYAVLLVLGGRLGDAFGRRRLFLVGLALFTLTSLVCGLAPDALTLVFARAAQGAASALLLPQVLSIIQAGTSGAHRSRALGYYGAMGGISTVVGQLLGGVLVAADLWGTSWRPIFLVNVPIGLVGLLVARRTVPDSRAANPLGVDRWGTALLAASLLSLLVPLMEGSALGWPWWTVALLVLFPFAVLSFARIESRLEARGGMPLLPPALVRTANVRHGLVAAVPFFCGFGSFMFVYAVTLQDGLHLGPLGSGLALTPMAVAYFLTSLVSSHLVARFGRKVVPIGGTILALGLLVLAGSAWLAWPSLSVWQLAPAMVLIGVGNGLAMTTLFRVVLSRVPHDLAGIGGGVMTTTQQTSLALGVAVFGSLFAGLSTGPLRFEGAFVLVIALLAVVALVVTGLARRLPDPR